A section of the Bryobacteraceae bacterium genome encodes:
- the infA gene encoding translation initiation factor IF-1, translating to MSKEDCIEVTGTVVEKFPNGLFSVQLDQDQSRTVLAHLAGKLRRNRIRVLAGDRVTLEMSPYDLTKGRITYRHK from the coding sequence ATGAGCAAGGAAGACTGCATTGAAGTGACTGGCACGGTGGTGGAGAAATTCCCGAATGGACTGTTCAGCGTCCAGTTGGATCAGGACCAGAGCCGGACGGTTCTCGCCCATCTGGCGGGCAAGCTGAGGAGGAACCGGATCCGCGTGCTGGCGGGCGACCGCGTGACGCTGGAGATGTCGCCCTATGACCTGACCAAGGGGCGCATCACGTACCGTCACAAGTAA
- the rnhB gene encoding ribonuclease HII: protein MRCTSQMEDSVRRLGYRCIAGVDEAGRGCLFGPVFAAAVILDPARPVRGLADSKTLSPGRREELAAAIRERALAWAVATASVEEIDRINIREASRLAMRRAVEALRPPCDYLLVDALEVDWPVPQQALIRGDARVACIAAASILAKTARDALMDELDGRYPGYGIARHKGYATAEHCQALRRLGPTPLHRRSFSPVLEALQGVL from the coding sequence GTGCGCTGCACCTCGCAGATGGAAGATTCGGTGCGGCGCCTCGGCTACCGGTGCATTGCCGGCGTCGACGAGGCGGGCCGCGGCTGCCTGTTCGGTCCGGTGTTCGCCGCGGCCGTCATCCTGGATCCGGCCCGCCCCGTGCGCGGCCTGGCCGACAGCAAGACGCTTTCGCCCGGCCGCCGCGAGGAGCTCGCCGCCGCCATCCGCGAGCGCGCGCTCGCCTGGGCCGTCGCCACCGCTTCCGTCGAAGAGATCGACCGCATCAACATCCGCGAGGCGTCGCGGCTCGCCATGCGCCGCGCCGTCGAAGCGCTCCGCCCCCCGTGCGATTATCTTCTTGTGGACGCGCTTGAAGTCGACTGGCCCGTGCCCCAGCAGGCGCTCATCCGCGGCGACGCGCGCGTGGCCTGCATCGCCGCCGCTTCCATCCTTGCCAAGACAGCCCGCGACGCGTTGATGGATGAGCTTGACGGCCGCTATCCGGGCTACGGCATCGCGCGCCATAAGGGCTACGCTACGGCCGAACACTGCCAGGCGCTGCGCCGCCTCGGGCCCACTCCGCTGCACCGCCGCAGCTTCTCTCCCGTCCTGGAGGCGTTGCAGGGCGTTCTATGA
- the rplS gene encoding 50S ribosomal protein L19 — translation MISPYLSKVINRHKRTDLPEIRVGDTVRVHVKIKEGDKERLQAFEGTVIARKNSGLGETITVRKISFGQGVERIFPLNAPVIDHIDVVRSARVRRAKLYYLRNLRGKAARLREREREQ, via the coding sequence ATGATCAGCCCGTACCTGAGCAAAGTGATCAACCGGCACAAGCGGACCGACCTGCCCGAGATCCGCGTCGGCGACACCGTCCGCGTGCACGTCAAGATCAAGGAAGGCGACAAGGAACGCCTCCAGGCCTTCGAAGGCACCGTCATCGCGCGCAAGAACAGCGGCCTCGGCGAAACGATCACCGTGCGCAAGATCAGCTTCGGCCAGGGCGTCGAGCGCATCTTTCCGCTGAACGCCCCAGTCATCGACCACATTGACGTGGTCCGCAGCGCGCGCGTCCGCCGCGCCAAGCTCTATTACCTCCGCAATCTCCGCGGCAAGGCCGCCCGCCTGCGCGAGCGCGAGCGCGAACAGTAG
- the trmD gene encoding tRNA (guanine-N(1)-)-methyltransferase codes for MIFHVLTIFPEFFRGPFEYGVIARAQKAGLLGIRIHNLRDWTRDAHRTVDDRPFGGGAGMVLKPEPVFEAVETILPARDPQRHRVVLLSAQGRLFTQPDARRLARYEEIVLICGRYEGVDERVSQHLADEELSIGNYVLSGGELAAAAVVDAVGRLLPGVLGNEESSEWESFSTEGEQAPLGILDCPHYTRPAEFRGWRVPEVLLSGNHAQIRRWRLQAALEKTRRMRPDLLAAGAGAPGPARPGGEPPQCDTIERSDPKEEEVP; via the coding sequence ATGATCTTTCACGTGCTCACCATCTTCCCGGAGTTTTTCCGCGGGCCGTTCGAGTACGGCGTCATCGCCCGCGCCCAAAAGGCGGGCCTGCTCGGCATCCGCATCCATAACCTGCGGGACTGGACCCGGGACGCGCACCGCACCGTCGATGACCGCCCCTTCGGCGGCGGCGCCGGCATGGTGCTCAAGCCCGAGCCGGTCTTCGAGGCGGTGGAAACGATCCTGCCGGCGCGCGACCCGCAGCGGCACCGCGTCGTGCTGCTGTCGGCGCAGGGCCGGCTGTTCACGCAGCCGGACGCCAGGCGCCTGGCCCGTTATGAGGAAATCGTCCTCATCTGCGGCCGTTATGAAGGCGTCGATGAGCGCGTCAGCCAGCATCTGGCCGATGAGGAGCTCTCGATCGGCAACTACGTTCTGAGCGGCGGCGAGCTGGCCGCCGCCGCCGTCGTGGACGCGGTGGGCAGGCTTCTGCCCGGCGTTCTCGGCAACGAAGAGTCCTCTGAGTGGGAGTCCTTCTCCACGGAAGGAGAACAGGCCCCGCTCGGCATTCTGGATTGCCCGCATTACACGCGTCCGGCCGAGTTCCGCGGCTGGCGCGTGCCGGAGGTGCTGCTCAGCGGCAACCATGCCCAGATCCGAAGGTGGCGCCTCCAGGCGGCGCTCGAAAAGACCCGGCGGATGCGTCCGGACCTGCTCGCCGCCGGCGCTGGCGCGCCCGGCCCGGCCAGGCCGGGCGGAGAGCCGCCGCAGTGTGACACCATAGAAAGAAGCGACCCAAAGGAAGAAGAAGTCCCATGA
- the wecB gene encoding UDP-N-acetylglucosamine 2-epimerase: protein MQPLKVLFVFGTRPEAIKLCPLILAMRQRGQFDARVCVTAQHREMLDAMLARFGVEADNDLDVMAPDQPLSLLTARILERLDGVLVRQRPQLVLVQGDTTTTMAGALAAFYRRIPVGHVEAGLRTGDLSQPFPEEANRVLTSRLATLHFAPTPRAAAHLRQEGVPEDRIFVTGNTGIDALLYTRERLERGEWPGFDAGVPAPGRKLVLMTAHRRESFGEGFLRLCEGVRRIAARGDTEVVYPVHPNPNVRTVVERELGGVERVRLIEPLDYVPFVDLMRRADLLLTDSGGVQEEGPSFGKPVLVMREKTERQEAVEAGAAILVGTDPARIAAEAGRLLDSAEAREAFTRVRNPFGDGRASLRILDAILSFFNTSAMARG from the coding sequence ATGCAACCCCTGAAGGTTCTCTTCGTTTTCGGAACGCGCCCGGAAGCGATCAAGCTCTGTCCGCTGATTCTGGCCATGCGGCAGCGCGGCCAGTTTGACGCGCGGGTGTGCGTGACGGCGCAGCACCGCGAGATGCTCGATGCGATGCTTGCGCGGTTTGGCGTCGAAGCCGACAATGACCTGGACGTCATGGCCCCGGACCAGCCGCTCAGCCTGCTGACGGCACGGATCCTCGAACGGCTCGACGGGGTGCTCGTCCGGCAGCGGCCGCAGCTCGTGCTCGTACAGGGCGATACGACGACGACGATGGCCGGCGCGCTGGCCGCCTTCTACCGCCGCATTCCGGTGGGCCATGTGGAGGCCGGACTGCGCACCGGCGACCTCAGCCAGCCGTTTCCGGAAGAGGCCAACCGGGTGTTGACGTCCAGGCTGGCGACGCTGCATTTCGCGCCCACGCCGCGCGCGGCGGCCCATCTCCGGCAGGAGGGCGTCCCGGAGGACCGCATTTTCGTCACGGGCAACACGGGCATCGACGCCCTGCTATATACGCGCGAGCGGCTGGAACGCGGCGAGTGGCCGGGTTTCGATGCCGGCGTTCCAGCGCCGGGGCGGAAGCTCGTGCTGATGACGGCTCACCGGCGGGAGAGCTTCGGCGAAGGGTTTCTGCGCCTCTGCGAGGGCGTGCGGCGGATCGCGGCGCGGGGCGACACGGAAGTCGTCTATCCGGTGCACCCCAATCCGAACGTGCGCACGGTGGTGGAGCGCGAGCTTGGCGGCGTGGAACGGGTCCGACTGATTGAACCGCTCGATTACGTGCCCTTCGTGGACCTGATGCGCCGGGCCGATCTTCTGCTGACGGATTCGGGCGGCGTGCAGGAAGAAGGGCCATCGTTTGGCAAGCCGGTGCTGGTGATGCGCGAGAAGACCGAGCGGCAGGAAGCGGTGGAGGCCGGGGCGGCGATTCTGGTGGGGACTGACCCGGCGCGGATCGCCGCCGAGGCCGGTCGGCTCCTGGATTCGGCCGAGGCGCGCGAGGCGTTCACGCGAGTTCGCAATCCTTTTGGAGACGGCCGGGCCAGCCTCCGGATCCTGGACGCAATTCTTTCGTTTTTCAACACTTCAGCCATGGCACGGGGCTGA